In one Molothrus aeneus isolate 106 chromosome 8, BPBGC_Maene_1.0, whole genome shotgun sequence genomic region, the following are encoded:
- the TLX1 gene encoding T-cell leukemia homeobox protein 1, with translation MEHLGAHHLHQGQAEPISFGIDQILNTSEPGSCMVSHPRLQDSADYGLGCIVGSAYNTVTGGYGASGGAAGAYTGTSCSMGGLPGSYNVNMAVSMNGNTLSSAGGVIRVPAHRPVAGGVHQPLSAAVPAVNGMNSLTGLTFPWMESNRRYTKDRFTGHPYQNRTPPKKKKPRTSFTRLQICELEKRFHRQKYLASAERAALAKALKMTDAQVKTWFQNRRTKWRRQTAEEREAERQQANRILMQLQQEAFQKTINQPIQADPICVHNSSLFALQNLQPWSDDSTKITSVTTVASACE, from the exons ATGGAGCACCTCGGGGCTCACCACCTGCACCAAGGGCAAGCCGAGCCCATCAGCTTCGGCATCGACCAGATCCTCAACACGTCGGAGCCGGGCAGCTGCATGGTGTCGCACCCGCGGCTGCAGGACTCGGCGGACTACGGGCTGGGCTGCATCGTGGGCAGCGCCTATAACACGGTCACGGGTGGCTACGGAGCgagcggcggcgcggccggcgCCTACACCGGCACCTCCTGCAGCATGGGCGGCCTGCCCGGCTCCTACAACGTGAACATGGCGGTGAGCATGAACGGCAACACCTTGAGCTCGGCCGGCGGCGTGATCCGCGTCCCGGCCCATCGCCCCGTGGCCGGCGGTGTCCACCAGCCCCTCTCAGCCGCCGTGCCGGCGGTGAACGGCATGAACAGCCTCACGGGGCTCACCTTCCCCTGGATGGAGAGCAACAGGCGGTACACAAAAGACAGGTTCACAG GTCACCCCTACCAGAACCGCACGCCCCCCAAGAAGAAGAAGCCGCGCACCTCCTTCACCCGGCTGCAGATTTGCGAGCTGGAGAAGCGCTTCCACCGGCAGAAATACCTGGCCTCGGCCGAGCGCGCTGCCCTGGCCAAGGCCCTCAAGATGACGGACGCCCAGGTGAAGACCTGGTTCCAGAACCGGCGCACCAAGTGGAG GAGACAGACAGCAGAGGAGCGGGAGGCTGAGCGGCAGCAAGCAAACCGCATCCtcatgcagctgcagcaggaagccTTCCAAAAAACCATCAACCAGCCCATCCAAGCTGACCCCATCTGTGTCCACAACTCGTCTCTCTTCGCCCTTCAGAATCTCCAGCCTTGGTCTGATGACTCCACCAAGATCACCAGTGTCACCACTGTCGCCTCTGCTTGTGAATAA